From Bos taurus isolate L1 Dominette 01449 registration number 42190680 breed Hereford chromosome 29, ARS-UCD2.0, whole genome shotgun sequence, a single genomic window includes:
- the FGF3 gene encoding fibroblast growth factor 3, producing MDLIWLLLLSLLEPGWPAAGPVARPRRDAGGRGGVYEHLGGAPRRRKLYCATKYHLQLHPSGRVNGSLENSAYSILEITAVEVGVVAIKGLFSGRYLAMNKRGRLYASESYNAECEFVERIHELGYNTYASRLYRTAPSGRGARRQPSAERLWYVSVNGKGRPRRGFKTRRTQKSSLFLPRVLDRKDHEMVRLLLGTAGLRGGQARPPPPGRAASMRQRRRRQQRRPRDRDRGGRA from the exons ATGGACCtgatctggctgctgctgctcagcCTGCTGGAGCCCGGCTGGCCGGCCGCGGGCCCCGTGGCGCGGCCGCGGCGGGATGCGGGCGGCCGCGGCGGCGTCTACGAGCACCTCGGCGGGGCGCCCCGGCGCCGCAAGCTCTACTGCGCCACGAAGTACCACCTCCAGCTGCACCCGAGCGGCCGCGTCAACGGCAGCCTGGAGAACAGTGCCTACA GCATCCTGGAGATAACGGCGGTGGAGGTGGGCGTTGTGGCCATCAAGGGGCTCTTCTCCGGGCGCTACCTGGCCATGAACAAGAGGGGTCGGCTCTATGCTTCG GAGAGCTACAACGCCGAGTGCGAGTTCGTGGAGCGCATCCACGAGCTGGGCTACAACACCTACGCCTCCCGGCTGTACCGCACAGCGCCCAGCGGGCGCGGGGCTCGGCGCCAGCCTAGCGCCGAGAGACTGTGGTACGTGTCCGTGAACGGCAAGGGCCGGCCCCGCCGGGGCTTCAAGACACGCCGCACGCAGAAgtcctctctcttcctgccccGCGTGCTGGACCGCAAGGACCACGAGATGGTGCGGCTGCTCCTGGGCACGGCCGGGCTGCGTGGCGGCCAGGCCAGGCCTCCTCCCCCCGGCAGGGCCGCTTCCatgcggcagcggcggcggcggcagcagagGAGGCCTCGGGACCGGGACCGGGGAGGCCGAGCTTAG